The Chloroflexota bacterium genome contains the following window.
GAACGAACCAACCAGAACGAACAGCATCTTCGAGAGAAGGTCAGGCGAGGAGACGCGTGCTCAAGATCAGGTTGCGCCGGACTGGCGCCCGCAAGAAGCCCAGCTATCGCATCGTGGTCGCCGAGTCCACGGCGCCGCGCGACGGCAAATACGTCGAGATCATCGGGATGTACGATCCGCTGACCGAGCCGGCGACCGTCAAGATCGATGGCGACCGCGCCAAGCACTGGATCAGCGTTGGCGCCCAGCCCACCGAGCGCGTCGTCAAGCTGATGGCCCGCGAGGGTCTGGTTGAAGCGCCGGTCTACGCCGCCAAGGCGACTGCCGACGCCGGCGATGCTGCCGACGGCGACGACAAGGCCGCTGAGGCCGACGCCGAGTAGTCTCGGTGTCGGCGCTCTCCCCGCCCCCGCGCGACGACGCGCTCGTGCCCACCGTGCCGCCCCAAGGCCACACTCCCGAGGCGAGCTTCCTCCATGCGTGAGCTAGTCGAGTACCTCACCAAGTCGCTCGTGTCCGACCCCGACGCCGTCCAGGTCGAGGAGGTCGATGCTGGCCGCATGACCGTCTACGAAGTGACCGTCGCCGAGGACGACGTGGGCAAGATCATCGGCCGTCAGGGCAAGGTGATCCGCTCGATTCGGTCCGTCGTCAAGGCAGCTGCCACGCGGGCCGGCACGCGCGTTGACGTCGACGTCGTCTGACGCTCGCTGACTGACACCCAGGATTCCGGCATGGCGGCCGACAGCGACCAGCTTACGCCAGCAGACGCGCCGCCAGCGTCGGAGACCGGTATCGCCGCCGCGGAGCCCGCGCCCGGCTTGCCGCCGTCCTCCGCCGACGAGGTCTTCCTGATCGTGGCGCGGGTCGTGCGGGCGCATGGCACCCAGGGTGAGCTGGCCTGCGAGATCATCACCGAGTTCCCGCAGCGCTTTCGTCGGACGCCACGTGTCTACCTGTCGGCCCCACGCGGCCCGGGCCGGATGGAGCCGCTCGCCGAGGTCGCCCCGAAGCCGTATGACGTCACGCAGGCGAGGCTGGCCCAGCACCGAGGCTTCCCGGAGGTCATCCTCAAGCTCGAAGGCCTGACCGACCGCGACGAGGCCGACGCGCTGCGCGGCTGGCTCGTCCAGGTGCCGGAGAGCGAATCGTGGCGCCTGCCGCGTGGCCGGTTCTACTGGCATCAGATCATCGGTCTGCGGGTGGTCACCGCCGAAGGTGAGCCGATCGGAACAGTCGCCGAGATCCTTGAGACCGGCGCGAACGACGTATACGTGGTCAAAGGCGCGACCGGCGGCGAGCGGTTGATTCCCGCCGTGAAGCAGCACGTACTGGAGATCGCGCCAGAGCGCGGCGAGATGGTGGTGTCGCTGATTCCCGGCATGTAGCGCAGCGGAGCCGGCCGGCATGGTGCCGCCCGGCCGTTCCCCGCGTCCGAGGGCGCTTCGGCGGAGAGGAGCCCGGCATGCCACGACCACGGACCTATCGCGTCGAGGCCATCGTGCTGCGACGCGTCGATTTTGGCGAGGCCGACCGCGTGCTGGTGCTGCTGACGCGCGAGCGCGGCAAGCTGCCCGTGGTCGCCAAGGGGATCAGGCGGCTCAGCAGCCGCTCGGCCGGCCACCTGGAGCTGTTCACGGACGTCGAGCTGCAGCTGGCGAAGGGCGCGAACCTGGACGTGGTCACCCAGGCCGAGACCCGCAACGCCTTCCGCCGCGTCCGCGAGGATCTGACGCGGACCTCCACGGCGTACCTGATCGCCGAGACCGCCGACGCGCTGACCGAAGAGGCCGTCGAGCAGCCGGAGCTGTTCGACCTGCTGGTGGCGACCTTCCACGCACTGGAGACCACTGACGATCCCCGGCTGCTGGCGGCGCACTACCAGTTGCGGCTGCTCGACGTGACCGGATTCCGTCCGGTGCTGATGACCTGCGTCGGGTGCGACCAGGAGCTACAGCCCGGCCAGAACGCGTTCAGCGCGATGGTCGGCGGGGCGCTTTGCCCGCGCTGCGGCCCATCCGAGCCAAGCAGCCGCCCGATCCACTCGGATGTGCTCAAGGTGCTGCGAAACCTTCAGCGGGCGGGCCTGCCCGGGAGCGTCCACTTCCGCGTCCCCGAGCAGACCATCCGGGAGGTCGAGCGGACGTTGCGCGATCTGCTGGAACGGCACACCGAGCGGCGGCTGCGGACCCCCGACCTGCTGGCGCGGCTGCGCGCGGACGCCCCGGCCGCCCTGCCATCGGCAGCACCACCGGAACCGGCCGAGGTTGCCGCGGGCAGCACACCGGAGTAGGGACGCGGGGCTGCCCGCGCCAGGACGATACAATCGCAGCGGAGGTGCGCCGGCATGGCCTTCACCATCGAGATCGACCCGATGCCGCGCTCTGCTGATCTCCGACTGCTGGAAGAGGGCCTGACCGGCCACGCCTTCGCGTCGGCCGGTATCGCGCCGTTCGAGCCGTTGGCCATCTTCCTCTACGACGAGGCCGGTCGGGTCGTCGGCGGGCTGTCTGGCCGGTTCTGGGATGGCGTGCTCGACATCTCGACGCTCTGGGTGCACGAAGATTTCCGGGGCGAGGGGTACGGCCGGCAGCTGATCGAGGCGGCAGAGGCCGAGGGCATCCGGCGCAACTGCGAGGTGGCCCACCTCCGCACCTTCGACTACCAGGCCCCGGGTTTCTACAAACGCGTCGGGTACCAGGAGTACCACGTCGAGCAAGGGTGGCCGCGCGGCCACAGCCGCCACTACTTCCGGAAGCGGCTGATTCCCTAGCGGATGTCGTCAACCCGCAGATCGCGCAGCGTGAACGGGATCTCCTCGCGGCTGGGCAGCACCGCGCCGTGCAGGAACGTGCGGCCATGCTGGAACGTCAGGCTGTCCACCCCGGCCAGGTCCACGACCCAGATCGAGCGGTAGCCGGTCGCCAGCACCTCAACGGTCGGCGCTTCCTGCACGATGGTCCGCACGATCTTCGGATCGAGCACGATGGCGTAGCGCGCGGCCGTCGGACGCGGCATGATGCGCCGCGCTCGGCCCTCCAGCGAGTAGTCCGTCAGGCCGCCGTACGATTCGTACAGCCAGCCGAAATGCCCGAAGCGGTCGTTGCCCAGCCCGTAGACGCGATAGCCAGTCAGGTAGTAGCCGGCGTGGCGGAAGCTGCCCCAGGGGCTGGCCTCCGCCAGCACGATGGCTTCCTGTGGCGTGAACCGATCCAGGAAGGCCGGAACCTCCTCCCAGAAGCGGTCATTGTCACGCACGTCGACCATCGAGGCGGCCACCGGATCGCCGAGGACAGCGTGAGCCGTCTGCGGGGCCAGCGCGACCGTCACCACGTTGCCAACCGTCAGCACCCCGACGATGACCGCTGTCGCGCCGGTCGGCGAGAGGCGCAGCCGGCGGGCCAGCCCGTGACCGGCGGCCTCGACGTACAGCGCCAGCAGCAGGCAGGCCGCCGGCAGGATCAGCAACAGGTAGCCGACCTGCCCGATGTGCCCCAGCACGAATGTCGCCAGGGCCGGGCCAGCCCACAGACAGAGCATCGTCCAGTGCAGCAGCGTCAGGCGGGGCCGGAGCGCACCGCGCCGCCAGACGGCCAGCAACGGCAGCAGGATGCCGAGGTTCAGGCCCACCAGCAGTCCGCCCGCGACCTGCCCCAGGTTGTTCGCCACCGCGCCAAGCCCGCCCGAGATCACCGAGGTCTTGCTGCCGACGAACCCGAGCAGCGAGAGGCCGTCCTTGAGGTACTCCAGCGGCCCGCCAGCCAGCCAGATCAGCGGGACGAACCACGCCAGACAGGTCAGCGCCAGCGTCGCGATGCCTCGGACGAGCGCCGGGCGGCCGGCCCGCCAGCCGACGTAGAGCCACAGCGGCAGCAGCAGCACCAGCGTGGACTGGCGCACCCCACCCGCCAACCCGAGGATCAGGGCAGCCAGCACGACCGGGCGAACGGCCGGCCGGACCAGCGCCCGCCAGCACAGCCACACGACCAGCAGGAGAAAGAACGTCTCGACGGCGTAGGTCAGCGCGACGATGCTGTAGTACCAGACCAGCGGTGAGATCGCGAAGAGCACGGCGGCCACCAGGGCGGTCCGCGCCCCGAACAGGTCGCGGCCAAGCACGTAGAGCATCGCCACCGCGAGGCTGCTGGCGAAGACACTCGTCAGCACGAACGCCATGTTCGCGTCGCCGGTCAGCCAGGTGAGCATCCGCCCCCACCCGATGTAGAGGATGTACCCCGGCGGATGCGGCTGGTGCCGCGCGATGTCAAACGAGCGCGTCGCCAGCGCGAACTGGACGGCATCCCAGTTGACGAGGGCGTTCGACACGAACGGCAGGCGGACCAGGAGTGACAGGAGGAACAGGGCGAACATCGGCCAGTGGCAGCGCTGCCGGAGCTGGCCCGGCACGTAGGGCGCGGCGCGCTGCGCGAGCCAGTTCGTGAGCGCAGCCCACCCGCGCAAGGCGACGCCGGCCGTCGCGTCCCGCGCCGTTCGTACGTCGGTGCGTTGCGGCCCCGGTTGAGACGCTCCTATCATGGCTGGGGCGCCACGCGCCGGAGGAACGCAATCCGTGAACAGGCAGACGTGGCACGCGCGGCAGGGGTGAGCGACGAGGCAGGGTCGGCCGGCAGCCCGGCGCCGCATGTCCCGCCGTCACCGGGCAGACGAGGGCTCGCACTCGTCCGCGCGCTGCGGCCAAAACAGTGGGCCAAGAACCTGCTGGTCTTTGCCGGGCTGGTCTTCACCTACAACCTGCTCAATCCTGGGATGCTCAGCCGGGTCGCCCTGGCGTTCGTGGTGTTCTGCGCACTGTCGAGCGCGGGCTACATCTGGAACGACTTGCGGGATGTCGCGGCGGACCGGCTGCACCCGCACAAGCGGCACCGGCCGATCGCGTCGGGGCAGGTGCCGCCGGCGCTGGCCGTGGCGTTGGGACTGGTGCTCGGCGTGGCCGGCCTGGGCCTCGCCGTGGCCCTCGGAACCTCGTTTGCGCTGGTCGCCTCGCTCTACATGTTGCTGACGGTCACCTACAGCATCTGGCTGAAGCACCTGGTGCTGATCGACGTATTCGGCATCTCAGCCGGATTCGTCCTTCGTGCCGTCGCGGGCGCCGTGGTCATCGGGGTGCCGGTCTCGCCGTGGCTCTACTTCTGCACCGTGCTGGCGTCATTGTTCCTGGCCCTCGGCAAGCGCCGCAACGAGCTGGAGCTGCTCGCGAGCGGAGCCGCTGGCCATCGAAAGAACCTCGAACAGTATAGCCTTGAACTTGTCGACCAATTGATCCTGATCGTGGCGTCCGTGACGATTATGGCCTACTCGCTGTACACGTTCTCGGCGGAGAACCTCCCGCGTGACCACTCGATGATGCTGACGATCCCGGTGGTGGTGTACGGCATCTTTCGCTACCTGTACCTCGTGCGCGTCAAGCGCCAGGGCGGCGCTCCGGAAGACCTGCTGCTGACCGACCCCGGCATCTTCGGCACGGCGGTGTGCTGGGTGGGGCTGAGCGTCATCATCCTGTACGTCCTGCCGCACTGAGGTGGCAGCAGCGCAGTGGCACGTTCCGGGCCACGGAACAGGATAGCCAGGCCGGGCGGCCGAGGTCCGAAGCACGACAATCGGCCCCAGGCGTCTCCGTCGAGCGCCAGGGACCGATACGGACCGAATCCTGGTTGAGACTCAGGAGCGCGCGACGGCCTCCTGCGCCGACGGCGTGGCCGGGGCGCGCGTCCCGAGGGCCAACCCCACGCCCACCACAGCCACCGCCAGCCCGCCCAGAACGATGAGCGGCGTCTGCAGCTGCAGGCCGAGCACACTGTCCAATGAGTAGGCGCCCGGACCGACAATCGCCAGGGTCAGCGCCACCACGAGCAAGACCAGCGGGTACTCGATGCCGCCCTGCTGCGCCCAGAACGCCGGCCAGTGAACGGTGATCGCCACGAGCATCGCCGCGACAACGGCCACCGCCCCGGCCGGACCGAACAGTCCCGCCACCAGCAGCAGGCCGCCCACGACCTCGCTCAGGCTGCCGACCAGCACCCAGAAGGGGGCCGGCCGAAGCCGAAGATGGCCGCCAAACATGGCGGTGGCGGCCGCCAGACCAGGACCGCCAAACCAGCCGAACAGCTTCTGCGCGCCATGCCCGAAGAGGATCAGCCCCACGGCAACCCGCAGAACCAGCAGACCGAGATCGACCGACACGAGAACCCTCCAGATGCGACCGCACCAGGTCGTTACATACCGATCAGTAGTAACTTACACTTCAGAAGTAATATTCCCGGTCCGGCGGTCCTTTTCGGTGCGTGTTCCCCCGGCCTTCGGATCGCCGTGTCGACCGCTGCGCCGCCAGACGGGATGTTGACTGCCGACACGCGGTAAGATCACGCCATGACTGCAACGGCGCACGATTCATCGCTCTGTCCCATCTACCACCACGCCATCGAGCTGATCGGTCGGCGCTGGACGGGTGCGATTCTCCAGGTTATGCGCGGCGGCGTGGCCCGCTTCAGCGACATCGCGGGGGCGATCCCCGGCCTCAGCGACCGCATGCTCTCCGAGCGGCTCAAGGAGCTTGAGGCAGAGGGGCTCATCGCGCGGTCCGTCTACGCCGAGACGCCCGTCCGCGTGGAGTATCGGCTGACGCCGGCGGGCGAGGCGCTGGGAACCGTGCTCGACTCGGTGCTGGCCTGGGCGCACGAATGGCTGCGGCCGCCGGCCCACGCCGACGGCTCTCCCACCGAAGCCGTGGCCGACCCGGCCCGGCTGCGCGGGCGCTGATCCGAGCCGTCCAGCGCGTCAGAGCGCCCCGCCTGCTTCGGCGAAGACGAATTCTCCCGAGCGCCATGGGGGCCGTGCTAGAATCGCGCGTCTGATGCAACGTTACACGCCGCGCGATATCGTCGTTCTGGTGGCGATTGCTGCCCTCTTCATCTGGTCGTACAGCCGCACGCGCGGTCAGACCTGGGAAGAGTTCGCCCTGTCGCTCGTGGCGCTCGTCGTGGCGGTCACGTTTCACGAGTGCGCTCACGCCACGGTGGCGCTGATGCTCGGCGATCCCACGGCGAAGCTGCTGGGCCGCGTCTCGCTGAATCCGATCCGACACCTCGATCTCTGGGGGTCGCTGACGTTTCTGTTCATCGGGTTTGGCTGGGGGAAGCCGGTCCCGGTCAACGGCCACAACATGCGCCGGGTCAGCCCGCTCGTCGGCTACGCGATCTCGGCGCTCGCGGGCCCGGCCTCGAACGTCTTGCTGGCGTTCATCGCCACGCTGCCCCTGCGGTTCGTCAGCGCCCAGAGCGCGTTCGTCGATCCCCTCGTCTTCGAGTTCCTTCAGGCTCTGCTCTTCGTGAACATCGGCCTGGCAGCCTTCAACTTCCTGCCGATTCCCCCGTTGGATGGCTTCAGTCTGGCTCGGCTCGTCCTCCCGCCCAAAGTGTCGGACTTTCTCAGCCAGTACGGGATGTTTATCCTTATTGCGCTGGTCTTCCTGCCGCAGTTTTTCGGCCGACAGTTTGATTTCCTGACGCTCGTGATGCGGCCACTCCAGTCAGTGATCTTCCAACTGGTAACGTTCGGCCTGCGGTGAGCGCGCTCGCCAGCAAGGCAACGAAGCCACACACGGCCGCCCGAACCATCGGGCAACGACTCGTGGAGGGAACGCGGTGGCGAAGATCGCCTTTCAACAGGTCACGATCATCGGGACCGGCCTGCTCGGGTCGTCGCTCGGGCTGGCCCTGAAGCGGCTCCAGCCGGCCCCGCGCGTCATCGGCTGCGACCTCGACGGCAGCGCCCGCCGCGAGGCGACCGGCAAACGTGCCGTGGACAAGGTCACCAGCAACGTCGTCGAGGCCGTCCGCGACTCCGACCTCGTCATCATCGCCACGCCGGTCCGGGCCATCGAGTTGGTTCTGCGAGACATCGCGCCGATGCTCCAGCCGGGCACGGTCGTGACCGACACCGGCTCGACCAAGCGCCAGATTCTGGAGTGGGCGGCGCAGTACCTGCCGGCCGGCGTCAGCTTCGTCGGCGGCCACCCGATGACGGGCCGGAACACGGCCGGTTCCGGCGGCCCGTCGGCGGACCTCTTCAACAACGCGGTCTACTGCGTGACCTCGCCGCCGTCCGCCGACTCAAAGGCCGTCGAGAACATCGTGAAGATGGTCGAGGCGATTGGCTCAACGCCGTACTTCGTGGAGGCCGACGAGCACGACGGTCTGGTCGCCAGCATCAGCCACCTGCCATATCTCGTCTCGACCACGATGATGCGGATCGCCGCGACAGATCGCGGCTGGCGCGAGGCGAAGACCATCGCGGCCGGCGGCTTCGCCACGGCCACCCACCTCTCTGACGCGGACCCGCGCATGTTCGCCGACATCTGCCTCACGAATCGCGAGCAGGTCTCACGGCAGATCGGCCGCATGATCGACGACCTTGCCGAGCTGCGCGAGATGGTCGAGCGCGGCGACGAGTCGATCTACGAGCGGTTCGTGGGCGCACGCCAGATGCACGACGAGTGGCTGGTGGGGCGTTCGGCCGACGAGCCGGCGCCGGCGTACAACACGGCGGACCTGAAGCCGTCCAGCCTGTTCTTCCCGTCCAAGCTGGGCGAGCTGCTGCGCCGAGGCGACAAAGACAAGAAGTAGCGCGGATCGAGGAGGCATGCCCGATGATGTGCGCCGCTGCATCTTCGCAAGCACGCAACACCCCATTGTCATCCTGAGCGCAGCGAAGGACCTCACCCGCTGACCGTCAACGCTCGCGCTACCTGCTGGCCGTCAACGCTCACGCTACCTGCTGGCCGTCAGTTTGCCCCTCACCCGCTGACCGTCAACGTTCGCGTCAGCGGGTGAGGTCCTTCGCTGCGCTCAGGATGACAAGGGCGACTTGCACGCTTTCACCAACATCCACGACCCACAACCCACGACCCACGACCCACGACCCACGACCCTCGGCCCACGACCCTCGGGTCAGTGCGCGCGCGGGCCGGGCCGGTTGCACGCTTCGGCGTAGACCAGCCGCACTCGCTTCTCGATCTCGCCCGGTCCGCGCCGATGCACCACCAGCCACGCGTTCAGCTCGGCGTCCAGATCGTCGCGCGGGTCGGGCTTGCCATTCGCCCCGTACATCGCCTGCCAGGCAATCGCCTGCTGCGTGAAGGCCCGCACTTCGAACTGGAAGCAGACCTCCGGCGTTCGCGGATCGACGCCGGCGAGATCGTCGTCCAGGTGCTTGGCCTCGTGGACGATCAGCGTGCCGAGCGCCTTCGGGTCGCTGCTCTGCCACTTCGTGTTGACGATGATCGAGCGGATCGCGCCGCCGCCGCCGCTGCCGATCCGCACGTACCGTGCGTGGACCAGATCCGGCAACGGCCCGAACGCCACGTCCGTGTTCGAGTCGAGGATCGTCTGGAGCGGCCCCGTCAACTTCGCCGTCTCCAGGGCGTCGATCGCGTCGGCGAGGCCGCCGCCCAGCCGAATCCGCGCCGAGTAGGCCGTCGACGGCGAGATGCTGGCCGAGACGCTCGACGCGCTGACGGCCGGCGTTGCCACGGCCGTCCGGGCTGGGGCTGCCTGCCGCGCGAACGCGGCGGTGAGGTCAGATCCGGGGAGCGCCGACGCCTGCCGGATGCCGTTCGGCCTGTCGGGCGCGTACTGGCGCAGGAACGGGCTGCCGGACGCCTGCGCGGCCAGATCGACCGGCAGGTTCTCGCCCGTGAGCAACGCCTTGAAGTAGTCGGCGAGCAGCAGTCCCTGCGTGCACCTACAACTGGCATCGTAGTGCATGATGCCGCGCTGGAAGCGCTGGTAGATGAAGTTGCCGTTGTTGGGATCCTGGGCCGGCAGCGAGGTCGGAACGCCCCAAATCTCCAGGTTGATCAGCGGGAGCAGGTTCGGGTCGCCGCCCTGCCGCCCGAACGCCGTCTCGGCGCTGACGGTGCCGGCGAAGGTGCTGAAGAAGCGGACCGGCTCGCCGTTGAACGTATCGGGCGCGTTGGCCCGGACGAACTCCAGCACTTCCCGCGCGTACCCAGGCTGCCCCGGGGCCGGCGCCAGCGCCGCCAGCCGCTCGTTCGGGGCGGGGAACGTCGAGCCATTGATGCGGGTGTACGGCAACAGCCCAGGATCGAGCAGGTTCAGCGGGCGGACCGAGCCGTCCGGCCAGACCTGCACGACGATCCGCTGGAAGAACTGGGTCGGGATGCCCTGGAACAGGATCAGCCGCGAGATCGGGAAGCCGAACGTCGGCACCTGCCCGCGCCGGTTGAAGTACTCGATGATGCGCGGCTCTTCGACGGCGAAACCCGTCTCCGGGAAGTAGAGCGGCGCGACGGTGCCTGTCTGACGGACATCCTCGCCCACGCCGAGCAGCGACCGCGGATCGGCCGGCCCAAAGGACGGAGCGCCGGCTGCCGCCTGCCCCGGCGTCAGCAGCAGGGCCAGGACGAGTGTGAGCGCCGCCAGGGCACGCCAGAGGCGGCTCCGGGGGCGCTCATCAGACCGGCGGTCAGCGGTGGGTCGAATCCTCACGCGAGCGCGGCGTCTCCAGTCGATTTACTTCTTCTTGACGACCTCAAACGATAGCTCAGACTTGTTGACTTTCCCACCCTCACGAGCGGTCCCGATCATGAAGCCCTCGCCCTCGTCGGCGTCGCTCGGGATCTCGACGGTGAACCGGCACTTGCCCGCGTTGTCGGCGTTCTTCGAATCTTCGGAGAACTCCTTGCCGCCCGGCAACCGGACCGTGAGGTCGCAGGTGACGTCCTTGCGGGTCTTGATATCGACACGCCGCTCCTCGCCGCGCTCGATCTTCGCCGAGCCGTCGATATCGACCTCGACCGGGATATCGGAGGAGATGTTCGGGTCGGCAGTCGGCTGGGGGGCGGCGGTGTTGGTCGGCTTGGCGCTCGCGCCAGCGCCAGATTGCGGTGGCTGTTGCTGCGGGTTGGCGGCCGGCTGGGCGTTGCTCGGCTTCGCGGCGGCCTGGGCCGAGCCCATCGGCGCGAGGCCGGCAAAGATCGGCTCGCCCTCTGGATAGGCGTTGATCTCGTCGTCAGAGATGACCACCGTCGCCACCCAGCGACGCTGGCCGCTCGCGATCAGGTACACCGCGCCATCCGAGCGCACCGCCACCTGACCATCGGCGCCCGACTGCTGCTGCTGAGCTGCCACGGGCGCGAGCGCGGTGCCGAGCAGCAGGCCAGCCGCCACAAGCCCCAGCGACCGAATCGGCAGTTTCATGGATCTTCCTTTCCTCCCTGGAGCACGAGGTTCGCGTGGCGGTCGCTCGAACCGCCTGCTCCCGCGCGACAAGCCTTGGCGACGCGCACGAGAGCTACCGGCGCCCTGGGGGAGGCCGGATTGTAAACCGCGCGCTCCTGGCAGGCCAAGATTCGCGGCATCACCAGCACGTCACGACGCGGCTGCCGTTCTCGCTCCACACCACGCGCCCGGCCGGATCCGCGTCAGATGTGCAGCCGGGCCACGTCTTCTGGATAGTTGAACGAATGACCGGGCCGGGGGTCACATCTTCGGCGGTCAAGGCGGCATCGTGGGGGGCGGCCGTATACTCCCCCGGACGCGGCCGCCGCCCGGCACGCCAGGACAGCCCGGGCCGCCAGACCGCCGCGAGGGGAGACCGCTCCGTGCTTCGGCGGCTGGCAGAGGCGAAGGTCGCGTTGAGCAAGCGGCTGTCGCGGCACCGGATCGACGCGTTCTTGCGCCGTGAGCTGCGTGATGTGCAGGGCGCCGTGCTGGACATCGGGGCCGGGCTGCGGCCCTTTGCCGACCTGATCCCCGGCCAGACCATCGCGCTCGACTACCGTGCCCGGCCGGACCTCGACCTGATCGCCGACGCCCACCACCTGCCGTTCGGCGATGCCACCGTGGACGCCATTGTCTGCACCGAGGTCTTCGAGCACCTGCTGGACCCGACCGCCGCCGCCCGCGAGCTGATCCGCGTGCTCAAGCCGGGCGGCCGGCTGGTGCTGACCACCCGCTTCTGCTTCCCCTTGCACGACCGGCCCGGCGACTACTGGCGCTTCACGTCGTACACCCTGGAGCGCCTCTTCAAACCACTGGATGCCATCGTCATTCCGCAGCACACGGCGTACCAGACGCTGCTGGTGCTGCTGGTGCGCCTCGTGATGGAGCCGACGCGCCTCAACCGCGTGGTCTCGCTGCCGGTCCTGGCCGTCTGCGCCCTGTTGTGGGGCCTCGATCCCCTGGCCGGCAAACTGCTCCCCAGCGATGCGCTGACGAGCGGCTACCTGGTGGCTGGCCGGAAGCCGAACGCTTGATCCGGCGTTTCGTTCTCGGTAGAGTGAGCGCACGGGCACGGGCATGGGCACGGGCACGGGCACGGCGATGACCGGACCACGAGGGGGCGGCGCGACATGACGTGGAAGGATTGGCAGGCATTCGGGAGCTTCCTGGGTCAGGACTCAACGCTCCTGGGCATCGGGATCTTTCTGACGCTGATCGTCGTGGTCGGGTGGCTGATGGCCAGCCGGGCCGAAGCGACGCCCAACGCCGACCAGCTTGCCGAGCTGCATCACTTCGTCAGGGAGCACTTTGCGCTGCACGTCGCGCGCGGGCTGGCAGCCAACGGCGAGACGAACGGGGCGATCTCGAAGGACCGCGCCTGGCGCAAGGTGTTTCAGCAGCACCTGGGGCTGCACAACGAGCTGTACGCCATCAGGCGTGACCTGGCCATGAAGGTCTACGACGAGGACATCGACGCGGCGGTGAGCCGGCAACTGGCGGCCCTCCGCGAGGCACGTCCTCAGCCCTCCTCCGTAGCGGTGAGCTAGGCGGCGCGGCGAGACTGACGCCCGGCCTCAGCGCTCGCCGGGCGACTCGGGAGCCGGCATCGTTCCGGCCGCGAACCGCGGCTCGAAGGCGGCGACGCGCTTCTCCGGGTAGGTGAAGGTCGGATTGCGGCGGGCAACCGCCATCGCGGTGATCCCCAGCTCGCGGAAGATCGGCTCGCCAAGCCCCAGCAGGCCACGCCCGCGCGCCCCCACGAACACCACGTCATCCACGGTGAAGCCGGCCCGCTCGACCGTGAACGCCAGGGTTCGCGGCGTAAAGGCGTTGATGTGCTCGCTGGCCAGATAGCCGTTGTGGCCGATGACCCGTTTGAGCAACCGGTCCACCAGCGGCAGCGGCGGCATGGTCGGGACGTGCACGAACAGCAGACCGTTCGGCTCCAACAGCGCGTGCAACCGGAGCAGGAACAGGTGCGGAGCGACGAGATGCTCCAGCAGGTTCGAGCAGTAGATCGCCTCGAAGCGCCGCCCGAGGTCCGGCAGGCCATCCTCGACGTTCGTCATCGTCACGTCGAAGCCCAGGGCGCGGCAGA
Protein-coding sequences here:
- a CDS encoding class I SAM-dependent methyltransferase, with product MKSSSEVARLVRARSPLPPDETERLIGDFFVPSRAIRFVCEAHHLDQKAVLDIGCSVGQHLIHFGPGSAGIDAVERNVEFCRALGFDVTMTNVEDGLPDLGRRFEAIYCSNLLEHLVAPHLFLLRLHALLEPNGLLFVHVPTMPPLPLVDRLLKRVIGHNGYLASEHINAFTPRTLAFTVERAGFTVDDVVFVGARGRGLLGLGEPIFRELGITAMAVARRNPTFTYPEKRVAAFEPRFAAGTMPAPESPGER
- a CDS encoding site-2 protease family protein, whose protein sequence is MQRYTPRDIVVLVAIAALFIWSYSRTRGQTWEEFALSLVALVVAVTFHECAHATVALMLGDPTAKLLGRVSLNPIRHLDLWGSLTFLFIGFGWGKPVPVNGHNMRRVSPLVGYAISALAGPASNVLLAFIATLPLRFVSAQSAFVDPLVFEFLQALLFVNIGLAAFNFLPIPPLDGFSLARLVLPPKVSDFLSQYGMFILIALVFLPQFFGRQFDFLTLVMRPLQSVIFQLVTFGLR
- a CDS encoding prephenate dehydrogenase, whose amino-acid sequence is MAKIAFQQVTIIGTGLLGSSLGLALKRLQPAPRVIGCDLDGSARREATGKRAVDKVTSNVVEAVRDSDLVIIATPVRAIELVLRDIAPMLQPGTVVTDTGSTKRQILEWAAQYLPAGVSFVGGHPMTGRNTAGSGGPSADLFNNAVYCVTSPPSADSKAVENIVKMVEAIGSTPYFVEADEHDGLVASISHLPYLVSTTMMRIAATDRGWREAKTIAAGGFATATHLSDADPRMFADICLTNREQVSRQIGRMIDDLAELREMVERGDESIYERFVGARQMHDEWLVGRSADEPAPAYNTADLKPSSLFFPSKLGELLRRGDKDKK
- a CDS encoding class I SAM-dependent methyltransferase; translated protein: MLRRLAEAKVALSKRLSRHRIDAFLRRELRDVQGAVLDIGAGLRPFADLIPGQTIALDYRARPDLDLIADAHHLPFGDATVDAIVCTEVFEHLLDPTAAARELIRVLKPGGRLVLTTRFCFPLHDRPGDYWRFTSYTLERLFKPLDAIVIPQHTAYQTLLVLLVRLVMEPTRLNRVVSLPVLAVCALLWGLDPLAGKLLPSDALTSGYLVAGRKPNA